The Porphyrobacter sp. HT-58-2 genome has a window encoding:
- a CDS encoding DUF1003 domain-containing protein, translated as MTRDADPHKLARDLLGRDFDELAADEQRVLRRVASGTFTGRDADELAQAHETWKDRLADRVAAVGGSWGFIVGFGVVLLVWTSLNSGVLEALGLGPFDAYPFIFLNLMLSMLAAVQAPVILMSQNRQAMKDRITARHDYEVNLRTQLEILRLSHRIEMLAREVHKLAPETENPQTPSAK; from the coding sequence ATGACCCGTGACGCCGATCCGCACAAGCTCGCCCGCGACCTGCTCGGCCGCGACTTCGACGAGCTTGCCGCGGACGAGCAGCGGGTGCTGCGGCGGGTTGCGTCCGGCACTTTCACCGGGCGCGATGCGGATGAACTGGCGCAGGCGCACGAGACATGGAAGGACCGGCTGGCGGATCGCGTCGCGGCGGTGGGCGGCAGCTGGGGCTTTATCGTCGGTTTCGGCGTGGTGCTGCTGGTGTGGACCAGCCTCAACAGCGGGGTGCTGGAGGCGCTGGGGCTGGGGCCGTTCGATGCCTATCCGTTCATTTTCCTCAATCTGATGCTGTCGATGCTGGCCGCGGTGCAGGCCCCGGTGATCCTGATGAGCCAGAACCGGCAGGCGATGAAGGACCGCATCACCGCGCGCCACGATTACGAGGTGAACCTGCGCACCCAGCTGGAAATCCTGCGCCTGTCGCATCGGATCGAGATGCTGGCGCGCGAAGTGCACAAGCTCGCGCCCGAGACTGAGAACCCTCAGACACCCTCTGCGAAATGA
- a CDS encoding SixA phosphatase family protein, protein MKILGILRHAKSDWDDTAQRDFDRGLNARGRKGAELIGQHIRDHGIKWDKILASPAVRVKLTLEGAMPDAEPIYDQRLYLASFDTIVETIEAHAGSGDDEARAILISGHNPGLQDVLLELVAPGKENALFKEAVVKFPTAAYAVLECDIQHWSELKRYCAELVHFARPRDLDPELGPEG, encoded by the coding sequence ATGAAAATCCTCGGCATCCTGCGCCATGCCAAGTCCGACTGGGATGATACGGCCCAACGCGACTTCGATCGCGGGCTGAACGCGCGCGGGCGCAAGGGGGCCGAACTGATCGGCCAGCATATCCGCGACCACGGCATCAAGTGGGACAAGATCCTCGCCAGCCCCGCCGTGCGGGTCAAGCTGACGCTGGAAGGCGCAATGCCTGACGCAGAGCCGATCTATGATCAGCGGCTCTACCTCGCCAGCTTCGACACCATCGTCGAGACCATCGAGGCCCATGCCGGCAGCGGCGATGACGAGGCACGCGCGATCCTGATTTCGGGCCATAATCCGGGCCTTCAGGACGTGCTTCTGGAACTGGTGGCGCCGGGCAAGGAAAACGCGCTGTTCAAGGAAGCGGTCGTGAAATTCCCGACCGCCGCCTATGCCGTGCTGGAATGCGATATCCAGCACTGGAGCGAGCTGAAGCGCTACTGCGCCGAGCTGGTGCATTTCGCCCGGCCGCGCGACCTTGATCCGGAACTGGGGCCGGAAGGCTAG
- a CDS encoding polysaccharide deacetylase family protein, which translates to MTTGSMRDVPASGRKAAFAPGFGQRVLLTVDTEEEFDWTRPFRRDGYGLSHVGAIPRFQSFCEAIGAHPVYLVDWPIVHDPRAVEIIGDAVRRGTADAGVQLHPWVNPPFEEEINVYNSFAGNLPAKLEEAKFMGLRDAIEKAFGTPPLIYRAGRYGLGPHTGDLLKRAGIRIDTSVRPLFDYSPQGGPDYSAHPLDPYWVDGEMRLLELPVTSAYWGPLRRAGPMIHKVQRHIPTFFSGFSRFRLLERIALTPEGLSIEEALRGVGIVIDRGLPVVVLSFHSPTLAPGHTPYARTQVDVDALYEWFGAVYSELDRRGVRSCTVTDIIAATGG; encoded by the coding sequence ATGACGACGGGATCGATGCGCGATGTGCCTGCGTCAGGCCGCAAGGCCGCCTTTGCGCCGGGGTTTGGCCAACGGGTGCTGCTGACGGTCGACACTGAAGAAGAGTTCGACTGGACCCGCCCTTTCCGCCGCGATGGCTATGGCCTCTCCCACGTCGGGGCGATCCCTCGCTTTCAGTCCTTTTGCGAGGCAATCGGCGCGCATCCGGTCTATCTGGTCGACTGGCCGATCGTGCATGATCCGCGTGCGGTCGAAATCATCGGCGATGCGGTGCGGCGCGGCACGGCGGATGCAGGCGTGCAGCTTCATCCCTGGGTCAACCCGCCCTTCGAGGAGGAGATCAACGTCTACAATTCCTTCGCCGGAAACCTGCCAGCTAAGCTTGAGGAAGCCAAGTTCATGGGCCTTCGCGATGCGATCGAGAAGGCATTCGGCACCCCCCCGTTAATATATCGTGCCGGGCGGTATGGTCTCGGCCCACACACCGGCGATTTGCTGAAACGCGCAGGGATCAGGATCGACACCTCGGTGCGCCCGCTGTTCGATTACAGCCCGCAAGGCGGCCCGGATTACAGCGCCCATCCGCTCGATCCCTATTGGGTCGACGGGGAGATGCGCCTGCTGGAACTGCCGGTGACGAGCGCCTATTGGGGGCCGCTGCGCCGCGCCGGGCCGATGATCCACAAGGTGCAGCGCCATATTCCGACCTTCTTCTCAGGCTTTTCCCGCTTTCGACTGCTTGAACGCATTGCGCTGACGCCAGAGGGCCTGTCGATCGAGGAGGCACTGCGCGGGGTCGGCATCGTGATCGATCGCGGTCTTCCGGTGGTTGTGTTGTCCTTCCACAGTCCCACCCTTGCCCCTGGCCACACCCCCTATGCCCGGACGCAAGTTGATGTTGATGCGCTCTACGAATGGTTCGGCGCTGTCTATTCGGAGTTGGATCGACGCGGGGTGCGCAGTTGCACTGTCACCGACATCATCGCCGCTACCGGCGGATAG
- a CDS encoding ATP-dependent DNA helicase: MTPPGPLPLPALHASHGGHWLRAGDGTTRAVSKGDAIMAAADTPVLLLNAPLVASRLGYPDLSGLDLLEAFAFVHPARFCVPTPRGLAEALGLPVPESDAAVPELLQQAAGALAAMCQSPDWPEREGAWSALQTLERLRWPWAQVLKPHIAKPERAERWLFARLPEWEEAGERPAPRQVELSAEAVQAQLARLTGEGAESREGQRAYAADVAKVFAPRSAPGRPHLALAQAGTGIGKTLGYLAPASLWAGQSGGTVWVSTFTKNLQRQLRAESRRAWPVKRPDGTPPVVVRKGRENYLCLLNLEDALQGGFAGRPAVLAQLVARWGAYTRDGDMIGGDLPGWLGTLFRKRGIAALTDQRGECVYAGCPHYRKCFIERAARDSAQADLVIANHALVMVNAARARDPNQRPTRLIFDEGHHVFDAADSTFAATLSGQETIELRRWIIGPEKETRGRRRGLSARLADLASYDDAGAEAIAAACKAGQLLPSDGWLQRLAENAPFGPLEALLAAVRTATYARDESGGVDAGYGIETEAAGLPGEVIEAAAAAAEALASIRVPLIRLGGRLEAILAEPPDWLDAQGRARIEGARFALAWRIDLIAAWEALLDRLGGPADPEFVDWLAVDRSDAREFDVALNRRWLDPMKPFARVVLEPAHGVLLTSATLTDRGTEGFGDDDRWASAIARSGAAHIEGEPLLSAAESPFDYASRAEVLIVTDIAKGDLPALAGAYARIIEACGGGVLGLFTAIRRLRSVHGRIADRLARAGLPVYAQHVDPIDTGTLVDIFRDDPRASLIGTDALRDGVDVPGHSLRCVVMEQVPWPRPDILHKARRLAGGGSAYDDRIIRARLAQAFGRLIRSKEDAGHFIVLSPAFPTRLLSAFPQGTPVLRVTLDEALQRLAAGVLGKQTARSGDALQP; encoded by the coding sequence GTGACGCCCCCCGGTCCCCTGCCCCTCCCCGCGCTCCATGCCAGCCATGGCGGACATTGGCTGCGCGCGGGCGATGGCACGACGCGCGCCGTGTCCAAAGGCGATGCGATCATGGCCGCCGCCGACACCCCGGTGCTGCTCTTGAACGCGCCGCTGGTGGCGAGCCGCTTGGGATACCCGGATTTGTCGGGGCTCGACCTGCTCGAAGCCTTCGCCTTCGTCCACCCCGCACGCTTCTGTGTGCCGACCCCGCGCGGGCTGGCCGAGGCGCTGGGCTTGCCGGTGCCGGAAAGCGACGCCGCTGTGCCGGAACTGCTCCAGCAGGCGGCAGGCGCGCTGGCGGCCATGTGCCAGAGCCCCGACTGGCCCGAGCGCGAGGGCGCGTGGAGCGCGCTGCAAACGCTCGAACGCCTGCGCTGGCCGTGGGCGCAGGTGCTGAAACCCCACATCGCCAAACCGGAACGCGCCGAACGCTGGCTGTTCGCGCGCCTGCCCGAATGGGAGGAAGCAGGCGAGCGCCCTGCTCCGCGTCAAGTGGAACTATCCGCCGAGGCCGTGCAGGCCCAGCTTGCCCGCCTCACCGGCGAGGGGGCCGAGAGCCGCGAGGGCCAGCGCGCCTATGCCGCCGATGTGGCAAAGGTCTTCGCCCCGCGCTCCGCCCCCGGTCGCCCGCATCTGGCGCTGGCGCAGGCGGGGACAGGGATCGGCAAGACGCTGGGCTATCTCGCCCCGGCCTCGCTCTGGGCGGGGCAGAGCGGCGGGACGGTGTGGGTGTCGACCTTCACCAAGAACCTGCAACGCCAATTGCGCGCCGAAAGCCGCAGGGCGTGGCCGGTGAAACGCCCCGATGGCACCCCGCCGGTGGTGGTGCGCAAGGGCCGCGAAAATTACCTCTGCCTGCTCAACCTTGAGGATGCTTTGCAAGGCGGCTTTGCCGGTCGGCCCGCCGTGCTGGCGCAGCTGGTGGCGCGCTGGGGGGCCTATACCCGCGACGGCGACATGATCGGCGGCGATCTGCCAGGCTGGCTCGGCACGCTGTTCAGGAAGCGCGGGATCGCGGCGCTCACCGACCAGCGCGGCGAGTGCGTCTATGCCGGATGCCCGCATTACCGGAAGTGCTTCATCGAAAGGGCGGCGCGGGATAGCGCGCAGGCCGATCTGGTGATCGCCAACCATGCGCTGGTGATGGTCAACGCCGCCCGCGCCCGCGACCCCAACCAGCGCCCCACCCGCCTGATCTTCGACGAAGGCCACCACGTCTTCGACGCCGCCGACAGCACCTTTGCTGCGACGCTTTCGGGGCAGGAAACGATCGAACTGCGGCGCTGGATCATCGGCCCGGAAAAGGAAACGCGTGGACGCAGGCGCGGGCTGTCGGCGCGGCTGGCGGATCTCGCCAGCTATGATGATGCAGGCGCCGAAGCCATCGCGGCAGCCTGCAAGGCGGGGCAATTGCTCCCCTCGGACGGCTGGCTCCAGCGCCTTGCCGAGAACGCCCCCTTCGGCCCGCTCGAAGCCCTGCTCGCCGCGGTGCGCACCGCGACCTATGCCCGCGACGAAAGCGGCGGGGTGGATGCGGGCTATGGCATCGAGACCGAGGCGGCGGGGCTTCCGGGCGAGGTGATCGAAGCCGCCGCCGCCGCCGCCGAGGCGCTCGCCAGCATCCGTGTGCCGCTGATCCGGCTCGGCGGGCGGTTGGAGGCGATCCTTGCCGAACCGCCCGACTGGCTCGACGCCCAAGGCCGGGCGCGGATCGAGGGGGCGCGGTTCGCGCTTGCCTGGCGGATCGATCTGATCGCGGCGTGGGAGGCGCTGCTCGACCGGCTGGGCGGCCCCGCCGACCCTGAGTTCGTCGACTGGCTCGCGGTCGACCGCTCCGACGCGCGCGAGTTCGATGTGGCTCTCAATCGCCGCTGGCTCGACCCGATGAAGCCCTTTGCCCGGGTAGTGCTGGAACCCGCGCACGGCGTGCTGCTGACCAGCGCCACCTTGACCGACCGCGGCACCGAGGGGTTTGGGGATGATGACCGCTGGGCCTCCGCCATCGCCCGTTCCGGCGCGGCGCATATCGAGGGCGAGCCACTGCTTTCGGCGGCGGAGAGCCCGTTCGACTACGCGAGCCGCGCCGAGGTGCTGATCGTCACCGACATCGCCAAGGGCGATCTGCCTGCGCTGGCCGGGGCCTATGCGCGGATCATCGAGGCTTGCGGAGGCGGCGTGCTCGGCCTGTTCACCGCGATCCGGCGGCTGCGCAGCGTTCATGGCCGCATCGCCGACCGGCTCGCGCGGGCGGGCCTGCCGGTCTATGCCCAGCACGTCGATCCGATCGACACCGGCACCCTCGTCGACATTTTCCGCGACGATCCGCGCGCCAGCCTGATCGGCACCGATGCGCTGCGGGACGGGGTGGACGTGCCGGGCCATTCGCTGAGGTGCGTGGTGATGGAGCAGGTCCCCTGGCCGCGGCCCGATATTCTCCACAAGGCGCGCAGACTGGCAGGTGGCGGCAGCGCCTATGACGACCGCATCATTCGCGCGCGGCTGGCGCAGGCGTTCGGGCGGCTGATCCGGTCAAAGGAGGACGCGGGCCACTTCATCGTCCTTTCCCCTGCCTTCCCCACCCGGCTGCTGTCGGCCTTCCCGCAAGGCACGCCAGTGCTGCGGGTGACGCTCGATGAGGCTTTACAACGCCTCGCCGCTGGTGTTCTGGGCAAGCAGACCGCGCGATCAGGAGACGCCTTGCAACCATGA
- a CDS encoding lysine--tRNA ligase: MTITQEALIAAAQTSKAWPFQEAQRLAKRLPEGKPGGVLFETGYGPSGLPHIGTFQEVLRTSLVRRAYETLTGGAATRLVAFSDDLDGLRKVPDNVPNQAMLAEHLGKPLSRIPDPFEKFESFAAHNNAMLRDFLDRFGFEYEFVSSSDCYNSGRFDEALRGVLANFQAILDIMLPTLGEERRKTYSPVMPISPTTGAVLQVPVEVVDAGAGIIRFTDEDGSIVEQSALGGMAKCQWKVDWAMRWVALGVDYEMYGKDLTDSGIQSGKIARVLGGHKPEGLIYELFLDAKGEKISKSKGNGLSIEQWLEYGSEESLGYYIFANPKSAKQLHVGVIPKAIDDYWQFRAALPGQDIDKQLGNPVWHLLRANQHHAGAEAPGAGDTLPVPFSLLLNLVGVLGAGATHEAVWSYLGNYVADADPAAHPALDVLVMKALAYNRDFVAPTLAKRAPVDGEVAALWALDAALAEAPADMSAEDLQTIVYEIGKQEEFGFASLRDWFKALYETLLGSEQGPRMGSFIALYGIAPTRQLIAEALAKA; this comes from the coding sequence ATGACCATCACCCAAGAAGCCCTTATCGCCGCCGCCCAAACTTCCAAGGCCTGGCCGTTTCAGGAGGCGCAGCGCCTCGCCAAGCGCCTGCCGGAAGGCAAGCCCGGCGGCGTGCTGTTCGAGACCGGCTATGGCCCGTCAGGCCTGCCGCATATCGGCACCTTTCAGGAAGTGCTGCGCACATCGCTGGTGCGCCGCGCCTATGAAACGCTGACCGGCGGCGCGGCGACGCGGCTGGTGGCGTTTTCGGACGATCTCGATGGCTTGCGCAAGGTGCCGGACAACGTCCCCAATCAGGCGATGCTGGCCGAGCATCTGGGCAAGCCGCTGTCGCGCATCCCCGACCCTTTCGAAAAGTTCGAAAGCTTCGCCGCGCACAACAATGCGATGCTGCGCGATTTTCTGGATCGCTTCGGGTTCGAATATGAATTCGTCAGTTCCTCGGACTGCTACAATTCGGGCCGGTTCGACGAGGCGTTGCGCGGGGTTCTGGCGAATTTTCAGGCGATCCTCGACATCATGTTGCCGACCCTCGGCGAGGAACGGCGCAAGACCTATTCCCCGGTCATGCCGATCAGCCCGACGACGGGCGCGGTGTTGCAGGTGCCGGTCGAAGTGGTCGATGCAGGCGCGGGCATCATCCGCTTCACCGACGAGGACGGAAGCATTGTCGAGCAATCGGCCTTGGGCGGCATGGCCAAGTGCCAGTGGAAGGTCGACTGGGCGATGCGCTGGGTGGCGCTCGGTGTCGATTACGAGATGTATGGCAAGGACCTGACCGACAGCGGAATCCAGTCGGGCAAGATCGCCCGCGTGCTTGGCGGCCACAAGCCCGAAGGCCTGATCTACGAGCTGTTCCTCGACGCCAAGGGCGAGAAGATCTCCAAGTCGAAGGGCAATGGCCTGTCCATCGAGCAGTGGCTCGAATATGGCAGCGAGGAATCGCTCGGCTATTACATCTTCGCCAATCCCAAGAGCGCCAAGCAGCTCCACGTCGGCGTGATCCCCAAGGCGATTGACGATTACTGGCAGTTCCGTGCCGCCTTGCCGGGTCAGGATATAGACAAGCAACTCGGCAACCCGGTGTGGCATCTGCTGCGCGCCAATCAGCACCATGCAGGGGCCGAGGCTCCGGGGGCGGGTGATACGCTGCCGGTGCCGTTCAGCCTGCTGCTCAATCTGGTCGGCGTGCTGGGGGCGGGCGCGACCCATGAAGCGGTGTGGTCATACCTTGGCAATTATGTCGCCGATGCCGATCCGGCGGCGCACCCGGCGCTTGACGTGCTGGTGATGAAGGCGCTGGCCTATAACCGCGATTTCGTCGCCCCGACGCTGGCCAAGCGCGCGCCGGTGGATGGCGAGGTGGCGGCGCTATGGGCGCTCGATGCCGCGCTCGCCGAAGCACCGGCGGACATGAGCGCGGAGGACTTGCAGACCATCGTTTACGAGATCGGCAAGCAGGAGGAATTCGGGTTCGCTTCCCTGCGCGACTGGTTCAAGGCGCTCTACGAAACCCTGCTCGGTTCCGAACAAGGCCCGCGCATGGGCAGCTTCATCGCGCTCTACGGCATTGCGCCCACCCGCCAGCTGATTGCCGAGGCGCTGGCGAAGGCATGA
- a CDS encoding VIT1/CCC1 transporter family protein translates to MTAASAHPDDPHYVHRTGWLRAAVLGANDGIISVSSLIIGVAAAMPEPGAIMIAGVAALIAGAISMAAGEFISVSSQADSERADIRREAEALAATPADEEAELAAIYRERGLSVETAAAVARELTALDPLAAHVRDELGLSEHLAARPLQAALSSGVTFSAAAAVPLLAAWLAPSAAIVETVVTVSLLALAILGALGARAGAAPLVPATLRVVGWGVFAMATTAAVGRLFGISV, encoded by the coding sequence ATGACCGCAGCCAGCGCCCATCCCGATGATCCCCATTATGTGCATCGCACCGGCTGGCTGCGCGCGGCAGTGCTTGGCGCGAATGACGGCATCATCTCGGTATCCTCGCTGATCATCGGTGTCGCTGCGGCGATGCCCGAACCCGGGGCGATCATGATTGCTGGCGTTGCCGCGCTGATTGCAGGCGCGATATCGATGGCGGCAGGGGAGTTTATCTCGGTTTCCTCGCAGGCTGATTCGGAGCGGGCTGACATCCGCCGCGAAGCCGAGGCGCTGGCAGCCACCCCTGCTGACGAGGAAGCAGAACTGGCTGCGATCTACCGTGAACGGGGCCTCAGTGTCGAAACTGCCGCCGCAGTAGCGCGCGAACTGACGGCGCTTGATCCCTTGGCTGCCCATGTGCGCGATGAGCTGGGTCTGTCCGAACATCTTGCCGCGCGTCCTCTGCAGGCGGCACTGTCATCTGGTGTGACGTTCAGTGCGGCTGCCGCTGTGCCTCTGCTGGCGGCATGGCTGGCGCCTTCAGCGGCGATTGTCGAAACGGTTGTGACCGTTTCCCTGCTGGCGCTGGCAATTCTGGGCGCGCTAGGGGCCAGAGCAGGTGCCGCCCCGCTCGTGCCGGCTACGTTGCGGGTCGTGGGCTGGGGTGTGTTCGCCATGGCAACTACAGCGGCGGTAGGGCGGTTGTTCGGTATAAGTGTCTGA
- a CDS encoding diguanylate cyclase domain-containing protein, producing the protein MRWIRQVYASLKRRKSLSVAIKRSHGDNRGVITGIEVPLELAVVLNLVAGAVGVWAGRLLANRRLDPRRDPLSALMQPATFAEAISLADHRNAMRAGSKAVLHGQLDQIVGLRPMWNPDTNEQVRAHVAAVMRAGLRRGDQVSMSDSDGFTIVIDGADERAAKRIAARLRRLLARLHLPQIGSTGRLSASFGVAAGGGGEAGADFLMMQARYALKQALNKGEGHIVSASELEEVFLLPPPSVTTSSPAASAA; encoded by the coding sequence TTGCGCTGGATCCGTCAGGTTTACGCTTCCTTAAAGCGACGTAAGTCACTCTCCGTGGCGATAAAAAGGTCGCATGGGGATAACAGGGGCGTGATCACGGGAATCGAAGTGCCGCTTGAGTTGGCGGTTGTGCTGAACCTGGTCGCAGGAGCGGTCGGCGTATGGGCGGGAAGACTGCTTGCCAATCGTCGGCTTGATCCACGCCGCGATCCTTTGAGTGCGCTGATGCAGCCGGCCACCTTTGCCGAGGCGATCAGTCTTGCCGACCATCGCAATGCCATGCGCGCCGGATCGAAGGCGGTACTCCATGGTCAGCTCGACCAGATCGTCGGCCTTCGTCCCATGTGGAACCCCGACACCAACGAACAGGTGCGCGCGCACGTCGCCGCGGTGATGCGGGCGGGCCTTCGCCGCGGTGATCAGGTCAGCATGAGCGATAGCGACGGCTTCACCATCGTGATTGATGGCGCAGACGAACGCGCGGCCAAGCGCATTGCCGCTCGTCTGCGCCGCTTGCTTGCGCGGCTGCACCTGCCTCAGATCGGCAGCACCGGCCGTCTGAGCGCCAGCTTCGGTGTTGCTGCAGGCGGGGGTGGGGAAGCCGGAGCTGACTTTCTGATGATGCAGGCCCGATACGCACTCAAACAGGCGTTGAACAAGGGCGAGGGGCATATCGTATCAGCCAGCGAGCTTGAGGAGGTGTTTCTCTTGCCTCCGCCTTCAGTAACAACGTCATCCCCTGCCGCTTCCGCCGCCTGA
- a CDS encoding RcnB family protein, protein MMNLYARTGSLSALALALAMALPAMPVAAQETADVQIYQAASGPSARPSMRSENRGGPARARMERAAPAPRPDRTRSESRASSPRGFGGDVAGRAQAARQAEARPARIERRSEQRADRVDRRSEVRAAQVERRSDFRAGRVEQRGDARDNRLDWRGREGAADRVDRRSERQGMRIEDRGERRADRIEDRGDRRALGIENRGERRADRFDGRRDNWRGNGQRDNWRGDGQRDNWRGDGRRDGFAGQVNDIARDARRAEWRDGPRGNWRDGRRGDWRDGRRGDWQRDRRNWRRDDWRWGWNGRPGWDNRDFRRWDRGWRGNRAYDWFDFRRGNQFLFRPGPYVAPFRAHRYSRLQTGFFLDSLFFQPRFFINDPWAFHLPPVYGPYQWVRYYDDVLLVDIYTGEVVDVIHDFFW, encoded by the coding sequence ATGATGAACCTCTATGCCCGGACCGGCTCGCTGTCCGCTCTGGCTCTTGCGCTGGCAATGGCGCTTCCTGCCATGCCTGTCGCAGCACAGGAAACTGCCGACGTGCAGATCTATCAGGCGGCCTCCGGCCCGTCCGCCCGACCATCCATGCGAAGCGAAAATCGCGGCGGACCGGCCAGAGCCCGGATGGAACGCGCCGCGCCTGCACCGCGCCCGGATCGGACCCGCAGCGAAAGTCGGGCGAGCAGCCCTCGTGGCTTCGGCGGCGATGTAGCCGGTCGCGCACAGGCAGCCCGTCAGGCCGAGGCACGCCCGGCACGGATCGAACGGCGCAGCGAACAGCGCGCAGACCGCGTCGACCGTCGTAGCGAAGTACGCGCGGCTCAGGTTGAGCGCCGCAGTGACTTTCGCGCTGGCCGGGTCGAGCAGCGCGGTGATGCACGCGACAACCGGCTGGATTGGCGGGGCCGCGAGGGTGCCGCCGATCGCGTCGACCGCCGGTCCGAACGTCAGGGGATGCGCATCGAGGATCGCGGCGAGCGGAGGGCCGATCGGATCGAGGATCGCGGTGATCGCCGGGCATTGGGCATAGAGAATCGCGGTGAGCGGCGTGCCGATCGCTTCGATGGACGCCGTGATAACTGGCGCGGCAATGGCCAGCGCGACAATTGGCGCGGTGACGGTCAGCGTGACAATTGGCGCGGCGATGGTCGCAGGGACGGCTTTGCCGGTCAGGTCAATGATATCGCCCGCGATGCACGCCGTGCCGAATGGCGTGATGGCCCGCGCGGCAACTGGCGTGACGGACGCCGGGGTGACTGGCGCGATGGACGCCGCGGAGATTGGCAGCGCGACCGGCGCAACTGGCGGCGCGACGACTGGCGCTGGGGCTGGAACGGCCGCCCTGGCTGGGACAACCGGGATTTCCGGCGCTGGGATCGCGGCTGGCGTGGCAACCGGGCCTATGACTGGTTCGATTTCCGTCGCGGCAACCAGTTCCTGTTCCGCCCCGGCCCCTATGTCGCGCCGTTCCGGGCGCACCGCTACAGCCGGTTGCAGACGGGCTTCTTTCTCGACAGCCTGTTCTTTCAGCCGCGCTTCTTCATCAATGATCCGTGGGCCTTCCATCTGCCCCCGGTCTACGGTCCCTACCAGTGGGTCCGCTATTATGACGATGTGCTGCTGGTCGACATCTACACTGGTGAAGTGGTCGATGTGATCCACGACTTCTTCTGGTAG
- a CDS encoding pyridoxamine 5'-phosphate oxidase family protein, with protein MLETLDECLTDCRNRLIRAPRDRKSPMHTPVIVTGDVDARVMVLRAFDSVAWRLRLHTDIRAPKAQVIPADPRVAVLFYDKGAKIQIRARGLGEIVAAGDEVDAAWRASTNFARRCYLGDGPGSASDKPTSGLPAEFEGVEPDDAQLLPARENFALLRITLTALDWLYLAHTGHVRAQFERVDGADSWKGRWVSP; from the coding sequence ATGCTAGAAACGCTCGATGAATGCCTCACGGATTGCCGTAACCGCCTGATCCGCGCGCCGCGAGACCGCAAGTCGCCGATGCATACGCCGGTGATCGTGACCGGTGATGTTGATGCGCGTGTGATGGTTCTGCGCGCTTTCGATTCGGTAGCCTGGCGGCTGCGGTTGCACACCGACATCCGCGCACCCAAAGCGCAGGTGATCCCCGCCGATCCCCGCGTGGCGGTGCTGTTCTACGACAAGGGTGCGAAGATCCAGATCCGTGCGCGCGGTCTGGGCGAGATTGTGGCCGCAGGTGATGAGGTCGATGCGGCATGGCGCGCCAGCACCAATTTTGCCCGGCGGTGCTATCTGGGCGATGGGCCTGGTTCGGCCTCTGACAAGCCGACTTCAGGCCTGCCAGCCGAGTTCGAAGGGGTCGAGCCGGACGACGCGCAGCTTCTACCCGCGCGGGAGAATTTTGCACTGCTGCGCATTACGCTCACCGCGCTGGACTGGCTTTATCTTGCGCATACCGGCCATGTCCGCGCGCAATTCGAACGGGTTGATGGCGCTGACAGCTGGAAGGGGCGATGGGTCTCGCCGTGA
- a CDS encoding prolyl hydroxylase family protein, which produces MTAVVPDQEALVQLGASVRARLAASPAVYRIPSEKVELFAIGNFLTAHECAQLCAMIDTVARPSSLHELDYASGFRTSYSGDLDPHDPFVAGISQRIDAVLGVKAEIGEPVQGQRYLPGQQFKPHNDWFYTSEGYWPQEEARGGQRSWTAMAYLNAVEAGGSTAFTALGIQILPKPGVLLLWNNALTDGRPNEATLHAGTPVERGVKYVITKWYRTRKWS; this is translated from the coding sequence GTGACCGCAGTCGTTCCCGATCAGGAGGCCCTCGTCCAGCTTGGCGCCAGTGTCCGCGCGCGGCTAGCTGCCAGTCCCGCTGTCTACCGGATCCCGTCCGAGAAGGTCGAGCTCTTCGCCATCGGCAACTTCCTGACCGCACACGAATGCGCCCAGCTTTGCGCCATGATCGATACGGTTGCGCGTCCCTCATCGCTCCACGAGCTCGACTATGCGAGCGGCTTTCGCACATCCTATTCGGGCGATCTCGACCCGCACGATCCCTTTGTGGCGGGGATCTCGCAGCGGATCGATGCGGTGCTGGGCGTGAAGGCAGAGATCGGCGAGCCGGTGCAAGGCCAGCGTTACCTTCCCGGCCAGCAGTTCAAGCCGCATAATGACTGGTTCTACACCTCCGAAGGCTACTGGCCGCAGGAGGAAGCGCGGGGCGGGCAACGCAGCTGGACCGCGATGGCCTATCTCAATGCGGTCGAAGCGGGCGGCTCGACCGCTTTCACCGCGCTCGGTATCCAGATCCTGCCCAAGCCCGGCGTGCTGCTGCTGTGGAACAATGCCCTGACCGACGGGCGCCCCAATGAGGCAACGCTCCACGCCGGAACCCCGGTTGAGCGCGGGGTGAAATATGTCATCACCAAGTGGTACCGCACCCGCAAGTGGAGTTGA